From the genome of Candidatus Electrothrix communis, one region includes:
- a CDS encoding radical SAM protein, with protein sequence MKTVSSLLDDHWHERYKKISKLNFRSSIYDVTNRCNLRCKGCFFFSSGEHEAAAEENDISKWHAFVEKEMERGVNLAILIGGEPTLCLDRIEAFYKRMPTFCATNGLIKVPRDRFPDMMVGLSLWGDIEDETTLRGKDTFKISSANYEGDPHTYYLYTITPKQLGKTEEIIRKIKDVGLKVHMQLLSNDEGVDGFSWKPEELIAIRDEMDAMLAAYPETVISCKYYHEIITTGQMLGRPFGWMECPSVTLTIDNRAPQPKRLINFIRWSSDLQTMHRCCTSETRDCSTCKDGAAHMSWVMVNKRAHMRSTKDFQNWIEVYEMFAKLYQFIPW encoded by the coding sequence ATGAAAACTGTCAGTTCCCTGCTGGATGACCATTGGCACGAGCGGTATAAGAAAATTTCCAAGCTCAATTTCCGCAGTTCTATTTATGATGTGACCAACCGCTGCAACCTGCGTTGCAAGGGCTGCTTTTTCTTTTCTTCCGGTGAGCACGAGGCGGCAGCCGAGGAAAACGATATAAGCAAATGGCATGCCTTTGTGGAAAAGGAGATGGAGCGCGGGGTGAACCTGGCCATCCTCATTGGCGGTGAACCCACCCTCTGCCTGGACCGGATTGAGGCCTTTTATAAGCGCATGCCCACCTTCTGCGCCACCAACGGCCTGATTAAGGTACCTAGAGATCGTTTTCCGGACATGATGGTGGGACTCTCTCTCTGGGGTGATATCGAGGATGAGACAACCCTGCGCGGCAAGGATACCTTTAAGATTTCCAGTGCCAATTACGAAGGCGATCCCCATACCTATTATCTCTATACCATCACCCCGAAGCAGCTGGGAAAGACAGAGGAGATCATCCGTAAGATTAAGGATGTTGGTCTTAAAGTTCATATGCAGCTCCTTTCCAATGACGAGGGGGTGGACGGGTTTTCCTGGAAGCCGGAGGAACTAATTGCCATCCGTGATGAAATGGATGCCATGCTGGCTGCCTATCCGGAAACAGTGATTTCCTGTAAATACTACCATGAGATTATCACCACCGGCCAAATGCTGGGCCGTCCCTTTGGCTGGATGGAATGCCCGTCTGTGACCCTGACTATTGATAATCGGGCTCCCCAACCCAAGCGACTGATCAACTTCATCCGCTGGTCCTCAGACTTGCAGACCATGCATCGCTGCTGCACCTCGGAAACCAGGGATTGTTCCACCTGTAAGGACGGTGCCGCCCATATGAGCTGGGTCATGGTCAATAAACGCGCCCATATGCGGAGCACCAAGGATTTCCAAAACTGGATAGAGGTCTACGAGATGT